Proteins co-encoded in one Arachis hypogaea cultivar Tifrunner chromosome 13, arahy.Tifrunner.gnm2.J5K5, whole genome shotgun sequence genomic window:
- the LOC112733709 gene encoding HMG-Y-related protein B: MATPEVNKPRSLPPYPEMILKAIEALNEENGSNKTTISKYIESTYGGLPQGYKALLNVHLAKMRDSGELVFWKNNYTIRNPNTPPRRGRGRPPKPKDSLSPGIIIAPSRPRGRPPKDLNELPRPLKTKTSGGSGRPRGRPRKMARPSGGFDGSPPPMVVGGTPSGRGRGRPPKMKGPLAEISVDR; encoded by the exons ATGGCGACTCCAGAGGTTAATAAACCTCGTTCACTCCCTCCATACCCCGAG ATGATTTTGAAGGCGATTGAAGCTCTTAATGAAGAGAACGGTTCGAACAAAACGACGATATCAAAGTACATAGAATCCACGTACGGAGGTTTGCCTCAGGGGTACAAGGCACTGCTCAATGTGCACCTTGCAAAGATGAGGGACAGTGGTGAGCTAGTGTTTTGGAAAAACAACTACACCATACGTAACCCCAACACGCCGCCACGGCGGGGCCGGGGCAGGCCCCCAAAGCCCAAGGACTCTCTCTCCCCGGGCATTATCATTGCACCCTCCAGGCCCCGGGGACGGCCCCCAAAGGACCTAAATGAGCTGCCACGCCCACTAAAGACTAAGACCTCGGGTGGGAGTGGCAGACCGAGAGGGCGGCCAAGGAAAATGGCCCGGCCCTCTGGGGGATTTGATGGCTCTCCACCTCCAATGGTGGTTGGGGGTACGCCTAGTGGCAGGGGGAGAGGGAGGCCTCCCAAAATGAAAGGTCCATTGGCGGAAATTAGTGTTGACCGATAG
- the LOC112733710 gene encoding HMG-Y-related protein A: MATEEDTKLPPYPEMIMKAIEATGDSNGANKSAISNYIESTYGELPAGHTELLSHHLNNMKESGDLTFLKNNYMKPDSNAPPKRGRGRPPKPKAPLPPGTVLSSPRPRGRPPKDPNAPPTAKVSSGRPRGRPKKVPRTTDESLSSVSPYASSTGRPRGRPPKMKPHMAEVSVE, from the exons ATGGCGACAGAAGAGGATACTAAACTTCCTCCATACCCTGAG ATGATAATGAAAGCAATTGAAGCTACGGGGGACAGCAATGGCGCAAACAAATCAGCCATATCAAACTACATAGAGTCCACCTATGGGGAGCTGCCAGCAGGGCACACAGAATTACTCTCCCACCACCTCAACAACATGAAGGAG agtgGCGACCTCACGTTCTTGAAGAACAACTACATGAAGCCTGACTCTAATGCCCCACCAAAGAGGGGCCGAGGCAGGCCTCCAAAGCCCAAGGCCCCTCTCCCTCCGGGGACAGTCCTGTCCTCACCAAGGCCCCGGGGACGTCCCCCCAAGGACCCTAATGCCCCACCTACTGCCAAAGTGTCAAGTGGCAGGCCTCGAGGCCGGCCCAAGAAGGTTCCTAGGACCACGGACGAGTCTTTGTCATCGGTGTCACCTTATGCTTCCTCCACTGGAAGGCCAAGGGGcaggcctcctaagatgaagccTCACATGGCAGAAGTGAGTGTCGAATAA